In Mus musculus strain 129X1/SvJ chromosome 17 genomic contig, GRCm38.p6 alternate locus group 129X1/SvJ 129X1/SVJ_MMCHR17_CTG2, the following proteins share a genomic window:
- the H2-Ab1 gene encoding histocompatibility 2, class II antigen A, beta 1 precursor, with amino-acid sequence MALQIPSLLLSAAVVVLMVLSSPGTEGGDSERHFVYQFMGECYFTNGTQRIRYVTRYIYNREEYVRYDSDVGEHRAVTELGRPDAEYWNSQPEILERTRAELDTVCRHNYEGPETHTSLRRLEQPNVVISLSRTEALNHHNTLVCSVTDFYPAKIKVRWFRNGQEETVGVSSTQLIRNGDWTFQVLVMLEMTPRRGEVYTCHVEHPSLKSPITVEWRAQSESAWSKMLSGIGGCVLGVIFLGLGLFIRHRSQKGPRGPPPAGLLQ; translated from the exons atggctctgcagatcCCCAGCCTCCTCCTCTCGGCTGCtgtggtggtgctgatggtgctGAGCAGCCCAGGGACTGAGGGCGGAGACTCCGAAA GGCATTTCGTGTACCAGTTCATGGGCGAGTGCTACTTCACCAACGGGACGCAGCGCATACGATATGTGACCAGATACATCTACAACCGGGAGGAGTACGTGCGCTACGACAGCGACGTGGGCGAGCACCGCGCGGTGACCGAGCTGGGGCGGCCAGACGCCGAGTACTGGAACAGCCAGCCGGAGATCCTGGAGCGAACGCGGGCCGAGCTGGACACGGTGTGCAGACACAACTACGAGGGGCCGGAGACCCACACCTCCCTGCGGCGGCTTG AACAGCCCAATGTCGTCATCTCCCTGTCCAGGACAGAGGCCCTCAACCACCACAACACTCTGGTCTGCTCAGTGACAGATTTCTACCCAGCCAAGATCAAAGTGCGCTGGTTCCGGAATGGCCAGGAGGAGACGGTGGGGGTCTCATCCACACAGCTTATTAGGAATGGGGACTGGACCTTCCAGGTCCTGGTCATGCTGGAGATGACCCCTCGGCGGGGAGAGGTCTACACCTGTCACGTGGAGCATCCCAGCCTGAAGAGCCCCATCACTGTGGAGTGGA GGGCACAGTCTGAGTCTGCCTGGAGCAAGATGTTGAGCGGCATCGGGGGCTGCGTGCTTGGGGTGATCTTCCTCGGGCTTGGCCTTTTCATCCGTCACAGGAGTCAGAAAG GACCTCGAGGCCCTCCTCCAGCAG GGCTCCTGCAGTGA